A stretch of Geomonas oryzisoli DNA encodes these proteins:
- a CDS encoding 3'-5' exoribonuclease encodes MKTPKTLVILREHYFAFALKVVDLIVRFKRATEKMFLSWEKWVKPEGDIALEKLISRFPRYLNPPSGSVRCGPGWYPLVWDLCTAIEAMEHLAMPRIGHFKAEERLGGLFVRIESNSFIVKELARDTEHKAAAVCSECGAPGSLQLGHGFAKTLCPAHAKKRKPQKAKAVPIAPELAAEQPMLLFLDTEFTDFDYPQLISIALVSESGENFYAELADGWSPEGCSPFVTANVLPQLTGGDFFQERNYARRRLAAWLSSFAVPVRVVCDAPGFDWVLMVDLLHDDFPKNLYPGPIHYYSESFPVLFELLQKAHAEAYNEFPPHHALHDAEALREAWEVMKEHLHPAILKQYLRL; translated from the coding sequence ATGAAAACACCCAAGACACTGGTCATATTAAGAGAGCACTACTTCGCCTTCGCATTGAAGGTGGTGGACCTCATCGTCCGCTTCAAGCGCGCCACCGAGAAGATGTTCCTCTCCTGGGAAAAGTGGGTGAAGCCGGAGGGGGACATCGCCTTGGAAAAGCTGATCTCCCGTTTTCCGCGTTACCTCAATCCCCCTTCGGGCAGCGTGCGCTGCGGCCCGGGGTGGTATCCGCTGGTCTGGGACCTCTGCACCGCCATCGAGGCGATGGAGCACCTCGCCATGCCCAGGATCGGTCACTTCAAGGCGGAGGAGAGGCTGGGCGGGCTTTTCGTGAGGATCGAATCCAACTCCTTCATCGTGAAGGAGCTGGCCAGGGACACCGAGCACAAGGCCGCCGCCGTCTGCTCGGAATGCGGGGCGCCCGGGTCGCTGCAGCTGGGGCACGGTTTTGCCAAAACACTCTGCCCCGCCCACGCCAAGAAGCGGAAGCCGCAGAAGGCGAAAGCGGTGCCCATCGCTCCGGAGCTCGCCGCAGAACAACCGATGCTGCTGTTTCTGGACACCGAGTTCACCGATTTCGATTACCCGCAACTGATCAGCATCGCGCTGGTCTCCGAGAGTGGTGAGAACTTCTACGCCGAGCTCGCCGACGGCTGGAGTCCCGAAGGGTGCTCGCCGTTTGTGACCGCGAACGTCCTGCCGCAGCTGACCGGCGGCGACTTTTTCCAGGAGCGGAACTACGCCAGGCGCAGACTGGCCGCATGGCTCAGCTCCTTCGCGGTTCCGGTACGGGTGGTGTGCGATGCGCCAGGATTCGACTGGGTGCTCATGGTCGACCTGCTGCACGACGACTTTCCGAAGAACCTCTATCCCGGCCCGATCCACTACTACAGTGAGAGTTTTCCCGTGCTGTTCGAACTGTTGCAGAAAGCCCACGCCGAGGCCTACAACGAGTTCCCCCCCCACCACGCCCTGCACGACGCCGAGGCCCTGCGCGAGGCCTGGGAGGTCATGAA
- the trpE gene encoding anthranilate synthase component I, with protein sequence MYCPDFATFQTLSAQGNLIPVYREILADLDTPVGAFKKIDDGRFGFLLESIEGGEKWGRYTFLGSSPAVVIRGKDNWVEIVEGGEVRRMEVSDPLNYVRDYMSRYQPVEVAGIPRFFGGAVGYLGYDAVRHFETLPDQNPSMINTYDAYFIITDTMVIFDSLSQKIKVVSNAHLDGSSTPEAAYAEAVGKIEGLIERLKKPLPATQKKAAQGRVELTSNVKREEFESWVTRAKEYVRSGDIIQVVLSQRFSGDLTVDPFDIYRVLRTLNPSPYMFFLRLDETMVVGASPEVMVRKEGELVELRPIAGTRPRGATLAADEELAQDLLADPKECAEHVMLVDLGRNDLGRVCKIGSVKVSELMVIERYSHVMHIVSNVQGELAPGHDAFDVVRATFPAGTLSGAPKVRAMEIIDELEGVRREVYGGAVGYFSFSGNMDMAIAIRTLVIKDGKVHLQAGAGIVADSDPAAEYVETVNKAKAVVKAIEMAERGLD encoded by the coding sequence ATGTACTGCCCCGATTTCGCGACGTTCCAGACCCTGTCCGCACAAGGCAACCTGATCCCGGTGTACCGTGAGATCCTGGCCGATCTCGATACCCCCGTGGGGGCCTTCAAGAAGATCGACGACGGCCGCTTCGGATTCCTGTTGGAGAGTATCGAGGGTGGCGAGAAGTGGGGACGCTACACCTTCCTCGGCTCCTCCCCGGCGGTGGTGATCCGCGGCAAGGACAACTGGGTCGAGATCGTCGAGGGGGGCGAGGTGCGCCGCATGGAGGTATCCGATCCCTTGAACTACGTTCGGGATTACATGTCGCGCTACCAGCCGGTCGAGGTTGCCGGGATCCCGAGGTTCTTCGGCGGTGCGGTCGGTTACCTGGGCTACGACGCCGTGCGTCACTTCGAGACGCTGCCGGATCAGAACCCGAGTATGATCAATACCTACGACGCCTACTTCATCATCACCGACACCATGGTGATCTTCGACAGCCTGAGCCAGAAGATCAAGGTCGTTTCCAACGCGCACCTGGACGGCAGCAGCACCCCCGAGGCCGCCTACGCCGAGGCGGTGGGCAAGATCGAGGGATTGATCGAGCGCCTGAAGAAGCCGCTGCCCGCGACGCAGAAGAAGGCGGCGCAGGGGAGGGTGGAGCTCACCTCCAACGTGAAGCGCGAGGAGTTCGAGTCCTGGGTGACCCGCGCCAAGGAGTACGTCAGAAGCGGTGATATCATCCAGGTGGTGCTCTCCCAGCGTTTCTCCGGCGATCTCACCGTCGATCCCTTCGACATCTACCGCGTACTGCGGACCCTGAACCCGTCCCCGTACATGTTCTTCCTGCGCCTGGACGAGACCATGGTGGTGGGCGCGTCCCCCGAGGTCATGGTGCGCAAGGAAGGCGAACTGGTGGAACTGCGCCCCATCGCCGGCACCCGCCCCCGCGGGGCGACGTTGGCCGCCGACGAGGAACTGGCCCAGGACCTGCTGGCCGATCCCAAGGAGTGTGCCGAGCACGTCATGCTGGTGGACCTCGGGCGCAACGACCTGGGGCGCGTGTGCAAGATCGGCAGCGTCAAGGTCTCCGAGTTGATGGTGATCGAGCGCTACTCGCACGTGATGCACATCGTCTCCAACGTGCAGGGGGAACTGGCGCCCGGACACGACGCCTTCGACGTCGTGCGCGCCACCTTCCCGGCGGGTACCCTTTCTGGGGCCCCCAAGGTGAGGGCCATGGAGATCATCGACGAGCTGGAAGGTGTGCGTCGCGAAGTCTACGGCGGCGCCGTCGGTTACTTCTCCTTCTCGGGGAACATGGACATGGCCATCGCCATCAGGACCCTGGTCATCAAGGACGGTAAAGTGCACCTGCAGGCCGGTGCCGGCATCGTCGCCGATTCCGATCCCGCCGCCGAGTACGTGGAGACGGTCAACAAGGCCAAGGCTGTGGTCAAGGCCATCGAGATGGCTGAGCGCGGCCTGGACTGA
- a CDS encoding response regulator, with translation MTSFSPVKKILVVEDDDAHAELIRRGFSDLSGQYELTVAATVKEAVERIRSRDYDIVITDYLLPDGKGGDLVAHSADIAPVVMMTSHGSEQVAVEAMKSGAIDYVVKMPEVFDAMPRIVERALREWDHILEHRRAEEALKLQSSRLEHEVVERQMAQEALQEQALLLKKEIAERQLAQETLRLSEEKFHKAFDSAPLIMVITDIEEGIFLDVNRKFVELSGYCRDEVLGRSSTSLGWISPLERKTLIDQLVEEGHVAGIVVTLHAKDGRALKGEYYCERITVDGSERLLAIALDITERLKLEEQLRHSQKLEAVGVLAGGVAHDFNNILTVIGGYCELLKLDLPAENPARDKVMQISAAADRAANLTRSLLAFSRKGEVKAAPANLNDIVRGVEKFLQRIIGEDIALTTTLADGALWAVVDSGQIEQVLMNLAANARDAMPKGGRLFVETERHDIDAAFVHAHGFGTPGQYALLTISDTGQGMDEATRKKIFDPFFTTKVVGKGTGLGLAIVYGIITQHKGYVNVYSEPGIGSTFRIYLPAIASAEPEQSLPIPEPDVEGTETILVAEDDLHVLDLVSSILKKYGYNIIHAVNGLEAVQRFKEHPQIELVLMDIIMPVMNGKEAAENIREIRPNARILFTSGYTADIIRSRSDLDEGAELVMKPVKPLVLLKKVREMLDRP, from the coding sequence ATGACCTCCTTCTCTCCCGTTAAAAAAATCCTGGTTGTCGAAGATGATGATGCCCATGCCGAGTTGATCCGGCGGGGATTCAGCGACCTGTCCGGCCAGTATGAGCTGACCGTCGCCGCCACGGTCAAGGAGGCGGTGGAGCGCATCCGCAGCCGCGATTACGACATCGTGATCACCGATTACCTCCTTCCCGACGGCAAGGGAGGGGACCTCGTGGCGCACTCCGCCGACATAGCGCCGGTGGTCATGATGACCTCCCACGGCAGCGAGCAGGTGGCGGTCGAGGCGATGAAATCCGGCGCCATCGACTACGTGGTGAAGATGCCGGAGGTGTTCGACGCCATGCCGCGCATCGTCGAGCGTGCCCTTAGGGAATGGGATCACATCCTGGAGCACCGGCGGGCCGAGGAAGCGCTCAAGCTGCAAAGCAGCCGTCTCGAGCACGAGGTGGTCGAGCGCCAGATGGCCCAGGAGGCGCTTCAGGAACAGGCGCTGCTGCTAAAAAAGGAGATCGCCGAACGACAGCTGGCGCAGGAAACCCTGCGTCTTAGCGAGGAGAAATTCCACAAGGCTTTCGACAGCGCGCCCCTCATCATGGTGATCACCGACATCGAGGAGGGAATCTTTCTCGATGTGAACCGAAAGTTCGTGGAGCTCTCGGGCTACTGCCGCGACGAGGTGCTGGGACGCTCTTCCACCTCACTTGGGTGGATCAGCCCGCTCGAGCGCAAGACGCTGATCGACCAGCTCGTCGAGGAGGGGCACGTCGCCGGGATCGTGGTCACCCTGCACGCCAAGGATGGCCGCGCCCTCAAAGGGGAGTACTACTGCGAACGGATCACTGTGGACGGCAGCGAGCGGCTTTTGGCCATAGCCCTCGACATCACCGAGCGCCTGAAGCTCGAAGAACAGCTGCGCCACTCGCAGAAGCTCGAGGCGGTAGGGGTGCTGGCCGGAGGGGTCGCGCACGACTTCAACAACATACTCACCGTCATCGGGGGGTACTGCGAGCTCCTCAAGCTTGATCTCCCCGCCGAAAACCCCGCCCGCGACAAGGTGATGCAGATCTCCGCCGCGGCGGATCGTGCGGCGAACCTGACCCGCAGCCTGCTCGCCTTCAGCCGCAAGGGTGAGGTAAAGGCGGCCCCCGCCAACCTGAACGACATCGTCAGAGGGGTCGAGAAGTTCCTGCAGCGGATCATCGGCGAAGACATCGCCCTCACCACCACGCTCGCGGACGGCGCGCTCTGGGCGGTGGTGGACAGCGGGCAGATCGAGCAGGTGCTGATGAATCTCGCCGCCAACGCGCGCGATGCCATGCCCAAGGGGGGGCGTCTCTTCGTGGAGACCGAGCGCCACGACATCGACGCCGCCTTCGTGCACGCCCACGGTTTCGGCACCCCCGGCCAGTACGCCCTGCTCACCATCTCGGACACCGGCCAAGGGATGGACGAGGCGACCAGGAAGAAGATCTTCGACCCGTTCTTCACCACCAAGGTGGTGGGGAAGGGGACCGGGCTGGGGCTCGCCATCGTCTACGGCATCATCACCCAGCACAAGGGGTACGTGAACGTCTACAGCGAGCCCGGCATCGGCAGTACCTTCCGGATCTACCTTCCCGCCATCGCCTCCGCCGAACCGGAACAGAGTCTGCCGATACCCGAGCCTGACGTGGAGGGGACCGAAACCATACTGGTCGCCGAAGACGATCTGCATGTCCTCGACCTGGTTTCCTCGATCCTCAAGAAGTACGGCTACAACATCATCCATGCCGTCAACGGCCTCGAGGCGGTACAAAGATTCAAGGAACATCCGCAGATAGAACTGGTCCTGATGGATATCATCATGCCGGTCATGAACGGCAAGGAGGCAGCGGAGAACATCAGGGAGATCCGCCCCAACGCCAGGATCCTTTTCACCAGCGGCTACACGGCCGACATAATCCGCAGCAGGAGCGATCTGGATGAGGGGGCCGAACTGGTGATGAAGCCGGTCAAGCCTCTGGTGCTCCTCAAAAAGGTGCGGGAGATGCTGGACCGGCCGTAG